From the genome of Cedecea lapagei, one region includes:
- the bioB gene encoding biotin synthase BioB, which produces MAHHARWTMSQVTALFQKPLLELLFEAQQIHRQHFDPRQVQVSTLLSIKTGACPEDCKYCPQSARYKTGLEAERLMEVEQVLDSARKAKNAGSTRFCMGAAWKNPHERDMPYLEQMVQGVRAMGLETCMTLGTLTNEQAERLASAGLDYYNHNLDTSPEFYGNIITTRTYQERLDTLDKVRDAGIKVCSGGIVGLGETVTDRAGLLLQLANLPTPPESVPINMLVKVKGTPLADNEDVDAFDFIRTIAVARIMMPASYVRLSAGREQMSEQTQAMCFMAGANSIFYGCKLLTTPNPEEDKDLQLFRKLGLNPQQTTTELGDNEQQEQLAGQLLNADTDSYYNAAAV; this is translated from the coding sequence ATGGCTCACCACGCACGCTGGACAATGTCGCAGGTCACCGCTTTATTTCAAAAACCGTTGTTGGAGCTGCTGTTTGAAGCCCAACAAATCCATCGTCAGCATTTCGACCCACGTCAGGTACAGGTCAGTACCTTGCTGTCGATCAAAACAGGCGCCTGCCCGGAAGACTGTAAATACTGCCCGCAGAGCGCCCGCTACAAAACCGGCCTGGAGGCCGAACGGCTGATGGAAGTTGAGCAGGTACTGGACTCCGCTCGTAAGGCCAAAAATGCAGGCTCAACCCGCTTCTGCATGGGGGCGGCCTGGAAAAACCCGCATGAACGCGATATGCCCTATCTGGAGCAGATGGTGCAGGGCGTTCGCGCTATGGGACTGGAAACCTGCATGACGCTCGGCACGCTGACTAATGAACAGGCGGAACGTCTGGCCTCGGCGGGGCTGGATTACTACAACCACAACCTCGATACCTCCCCGGAATTCTACGGCAATATCATCACCACCCGAACCTATCAGGAGCGTCTTGATACCCTCGATAAAGTCCGTGATGCGGGGATTAAAGTCTGCTCCGGCGGCATCGTCGGGCTGGGCGAAACCGTCACCGACCGCGCCGGTCTGCTGCTGCAGCTAGCCAATCTACCCACCCCGCCTGAAAGCGTGCCAATCAACATGCTGGTGAAGGTGAAAGGGACGCCTCTGGCGGATAACGAAGACGTGGATGCCTTTGATTTCATCCGTACCATTGCCGTGGCGAGAATCATGATGCCAGCCTCTTATGTGCGCCTGTCCGCCGGTCGCGAACAAATGAGCGAGCAGACGCAGGCGATGTGCTTTATGGCCGGAGCAAACTCCATCTTCTACGGCTGCAAGCTGCTCACCACGCCGAACCCGGAAGAGGACAAAGATTTGCAGCTGTTCCGCAAGCTGGGGCTTAACCCACAGCAAACCACCACCGAGCTGGGCGACAACGAGCAGCAGGAACAGCTGGCAGGTCAGCTGCTGAACGCCGATACCGACAGTTACTACAACGCGGCGGCGGTATGA
- the bioF gene encoding 8-amino-7-oxononanoate synthase, with protein MSWQQRISEALSERRASASFRTRQANMLGNGRIFMANNREYLNFSSNDYLGLSQHPRIVEAWQKGAAEFGVGSGGSGHVTGYSRAHQAFEEQLAGWLGFERALLFISGYGANQAAISALAQKTDALIADRLCHASMIEAAMQSPAQLRRFHHNDVASLAAQLDKSHGGERLILTEGIFSMDGDGAPLADIAQASRQSGSWLMVDDAHGIGVIGDEGRGSCHQQNIRPEILVVTFGKAFGGSGAAVLCSEETANYLLQFARHLIYSTAMPPAQAVSLQAALKVVQQGSEYRERLAENIHHFRQGAMQLSLKLADSFSAIQPLIVGENQLSLDLAARLREKGFWLTAIRPPTVPPGSARLRITLTAAHTSDDIAALLEALYDAAG; from the coding sequence ATGAGCTGGCAGCAGCGAATCTCTGAGGCTTTAAGCGAACGGCGGGCAAGCGCAAGCTTCCGCACCCGGCAGGCCAATATGCTTGGAAACGGGCGGATCTTCATGGCGAACAACCGTGAATATCTGAATTTTTCCAGCAACGACTACCTGGGGCTAAGCCAGCATCCGCGAATTGTGGAGGCCTGGCAAAAAGGTGCCGCAGAGTTTGGCGTTGGCAGCGGCGGCTCAGGGCACGTCACTGGCTATAGCCGTGCGCACCAGGCCTTTGAGGAGCAGCTGGCTGGCTGGCTGGGTTTTGAACGAGCGCTGCTGTTTATTTCCGGCTATGGCGCAAACCAGGCGGCGATCTCGGCGCTGGCGCAAAAAACGGACGCGCTTATCGCCGACAGGCTTTGTCATGCCTCAATGATCGAGGCGGCAATGCAAAGCCCGGCGCAGCTGCGCAGGTTTCATCATAACGATGTGGCGTCGCTTGCGGCGCAGCTTGATAAATCGCATGGCGGCGAACGACTGATCCTTACCGAAGGTATTTTCAGCATGGACGGTGACGGCGCGCCGCTGGCAGACATTGCACAGGCCTCACGGCAGTCTGGCAGCTGGCTGATGGTCGACGATGCCCACGGTATTGGCGTAATCGGCGACGAAGGCCGCGGCAGCTGTCATCAGCAAAATATCAGGCCAGAGATTCTGGTCGTTACCTTTGGTAAAGCTTTTGGCGGCAGCGGTGCCGCGGTGTTGTGCAGCGAGGAAACTGCAAATTATCTGCTGCAGTTTGCCCGTCATCTTATCTACAGCACGGCCATGCCTCCGGCGCAGGCCGTTTCGCTGCAGGCTGCGTTAAAAGTGGTTCAGCAGGGTAGCGAATACAGAGAACGGCTTGCTGAAAATATCCACCACTTTCGTCAGGGGGCCATGCAGCTCTCACTGAAACTTGCCGATTCGTTCAGTGCGATTCAGCCGCTGATTGTGGGAGAGAATCAGCTGTCGCTGGATCTCGCCGCTCGCCTGAGAGAGAAAGGATTCTGGCTAACGGCCATTCGTCCGCCAACCGTTCCCCCCGGCAGCGCACGCCTGCGCATTACTCTTACTGCCGCCCATACCTCAGACGATATTGCCGCACTGCTGGAGGCGCTCTATGACGCAGCTGGTTGA